The Saccharolobus shibatae B12 genomic interval AATGGAGGATGAATTAAATAAATGGAGAAGTCTAAGGACACATCCAGATGCAGTATATTTAAAGGACATATCCACCATAGCTGATATTTACATCCTATCTAATGGCACTACTAGGAGCATTGAAGAACTTCTCAGATTAAACGGCATGTTAAATTACTTTAAGGGGATCTTCAGTGCAGAAAAGGTAAAGGAATATAAACCCTCACCTAAAGTGTATAGACACTTCCTTGAAGCGATTAAAGGAGAGGCGTATTTAGTCTCGTCAAATCCATTTGATGTTATTGGCGCTAAAAATGCTGGAATGAAAGCCATATATGTTAATAGGAGGAATTTACAGGTTGACCCATTGGGTTACGAGCCAGATGTTGTAGTAAAGGATTTCAAGGAGTTATATGAGTGGTTAAGGAAAAGTTAGTATTGTCCTCCCTAAACCATCCCTCCTTAGTCTTTCTATAACCCCTTATCCTCTCAAGAACTTTCCTTTTTACATTATCATATATTGAAAGGTTATCACACTGAACCTTCCCCTCATAAAATGCATCAATAACAATGGCGTTGAAATCCTTGATCTTTTCATCAACCCTATCGAGGCTAACGTAATGTAAATCAATTGAAGCAGGAGGTATTGGTGGTCTCTCCTTTCCTATGACTAAAATATCCCAGTCGCTGTAGATCTTATTATCCCCTCTAGCTCTTGAACCGAAGAGGATAACTGTGTACTCCTTCTTGCAAATTGTGGAAATGTAGTCCTTAGCCTCCCTTTCCTCTTCCCTATAAATCCCCATTAAGTCGTCATAGAGAGAGTAATTTTTCCATGCATTTAACACACTTCTCACCTTCTTCTTTGCCCATATCAATGAGGCTTTCTTCTGGATATCTAGAGCCAGTATATAACATTGATAGGTAATTTGCACAATCTAATATCTCATCGGTAATTTTTATATCTTTAACCTTTTGAACTTCTTGTAAGATTCTCTTTAACGAGCGAGTGTAAATTACTGCACCAGTTTTCTCAACTAGAATTCCCTTAAACTTGAGTTCAACTGCCATATGGCAATGAAAGCATGTCTCTGGATAGTATCCTTTATCGAAGAGGAGAAGTGCAACTTCCCTTTCCCTTTCGCTCTTTTCAAACCACTTTGCCATTAAATAAAAAGTAGTAAGAGGGAAAATTAAACTAGTTATGTTGCCCAGAGAATTTATACTTATGTCTTACAATCATCTTTTATGAAAGTCTTTGAAATCCCTTTACGTTTCGTTAAGGCATTTTTAATTGAGACTAACGAGGATGGACTTATCCTAGTTGATAGTGGTACTCCTGGTAGTGGGAGAAAAATTATCGAGGGAATAACTAGACTTGGTAAGAATCCTAACAAGATAAAAAGTATAATATTCACCCATTCCCATGCAGATCACATTGGAGGGGCATCTGAGTTGAAGAGGTTTGTTAATGACGTTAAGTTCGGGATTGATAGGAACGGGATCGATTATCTAGAGAACGGTAAAATAAGGGAGCCAGTTCTGCATTCGTCGGCACTTAAGATTATTTTCTCAATTGGTAAACCTTTTCTCTTTAGAAAATTTAACGGTGTAAACGTTGATTTCGTTCTGGAGGAAGGTGAGCTCGTTAAGGGTGTTGAAATAGTTAAGACTCCAGGTCACACCAATGATTCCGTATCAATTTACTTGCCAGAATTGAACGCTATTATAGTTGGTGATACTTTGCAAGGCGATAAGAGTGGATTAAAGTATCCCAATATTTACGAGGATTTTGAGGGGCTAAGCAAAAGCGTTAAGAAGATAAAGGCGTTTAACCCATCAATTGTCTACGTCTCTCACGGCGTTAGTTCCTCTAAGTTTTTAGTCTAATAATTTAAACCTTGATTCATAATTATGAATTGTGGTGAAGGTTAATTGCTTTTAGACGTTGAGACAAATGAGGATTTAGAACTAGTTAGAAACTCACTTAATGAGTTCTTAAGTAGGGAATGGAATAAGTATGGAGCTAAGAAACATGAGGTTAGTAGAGATAAAATCTTGGAAATATTCAATAAGGTTAGGGATCTGGGTATCTTTCAGTTCATTAAGGAAACTAGCCTAACAAACGCCTTGTTAATAAATGAGATTATTGGTGAGAACTTCTTGCCGGGAATAGTTGCTTTTAGCTCAATGTTAGGAGTTGATTATCCTATAAGTGTTGGTATTAATTACGTTGCTGAAGTTGATAAGGCAGAAGTCATTGTTACACCAAAGGGCATTTCAGATAAAAATAATGTAAGTGTTGAAGAAATAGAGTCACCAGACCCCTCAGTGAGAGTTTATAAGGTAATTGATGGTAAGTGGAGACAATCAGATGTGGATTTTGATAAGGTAATTTTACTTGCATCAGCTCAAGTTATAGGTCATGCAACTGCAGTACTCAAGGAGACTGTTGAGTACTCTAAGAATAGAGTAGCGTTTGGTAAACCAATTGGTTCTTACCAAGCAATAAAACACAGGATTGTTGACGATGCCTTAGGAATAGAGTTAGTTAGGTCTAGATATTTGGTTAATCCAACAAGTCCGGTAAGGATATTTAAACACGCCTATACTAGAGCCTTCAAAGCAATTCTCAACTCAATTCAGTCGCATGGGGGAATAGGGTTTACTGCAGATCTTGACTTACACCTTCATCTGAAGAGGGTTGTATTGCTAGAGAAATTATTCCATCAGTAACCACTTCCAAGCTTTAACTACTTTCACCACGTTATCGTTAATCTTTACCTCTCCCTCGTTATCAAAAGTTATAATGTAAGCCTTTGTCTTCCTAATCTTTAGAAACTCCTCGATACTCTTTATTTCCCTCTCTAGATCGCTTAACTCATAAGTTACTTGATATATTTCCCTTATTTCATTCTTTACTTTAACGACGAAGTCCACTTCGCCTCTTCTTCCCTTGTAATAGAAAATGTTGTTAATCCCATATCTCCTCAAGAGCTCTAGGAATATTAGATTCTCAAATAAGCTACCAACGTTCTGGTTTAGCCTATATCCTAACACGTTAGATATACCATTATCGATACTATATACCTTCCTATCATATCTTACCATCTCGCTCAGCTTTGGGCTTAAGGCTTTCACGAAGAAAATTAGATAGGCATTTTTTATACATTCAGTGAATCTCAAAATATTAGTCAAGGGAATATTCAGAGAGTTAGATATTTTTCTGTAACGTATCTTATTTCCTACATTTGAGATGTAAAATAAGGCTAGGTTTTTGACATCCTCCTCATTCCTTATGTTGCATTCGTTAATTACGTCTTTGAGCATTATATCTTCGTACAATTGCAAAAGTATTTTCTCCTTATCTTTCTCGTTATCGTTAGATACTACTAGCGGAAATCCTCCATAGTTTAAGTACTCTGAGAATAGTCCTTTTATCTCATTTTCCTTGGCTATCATATCTAGTTCCGTTGACAACCTGATGTTTTTGAACCTCAAGAATTCCTTAAACGAGAGAGGAAAAACTTCTAATACTAAGTGCCTTCCAGCTAATACTTCTCTAACATTCTTATTATTTACTGATGACGTGGAACCAGAAATAACTACATTAGCCTCCTTTCTATCCACTACTGATCTGACAAATCCCTCCCATCCCTGGACCTTCTGAATTTCGTCAAGAAAGACGTAAGGTCTACTATCCTTTTTCTTTCTTATCTCCTTGTACAATTCGTACAATGAAAACAGATCATTAGCAGTCCTTATCTCGCCAAAGCGAGAGTCTTCAAAGTTGACTATTAACGTATTAAATGGGTCTTCCCCCTTGTCAATTAGCTTCTTAACAACTTGATTAATAATTGTTGACTTCCCAGATCTTTTTACGCCAATCACTGATATTGCAAAACCTTTACCTAATAAGCTTAACAATTGATTGGAGTAATCTCTTTCAATACCAATAAATTGATTCTTATACCAGAAATTCCAGTCTATTAACGCCTTTAATATTAACTCCCTATTCACTAAGAAAATCTACGGTTAAATGTTAATAAGTTTGATCCACAGTATGGATCATTTTTACGTGAATTTGATCCACAGTATGGATCAAAACAAACGAGAATAATCCCGTTATAATATAGTATTTTAAAGAATAGATTTCTTTAAATGTATTTCTTATTAATTATAAATTGTTTAACGTAAAGTAAGATGACAAAAACTTAACTTGTCCCTTCACTTTTTC includes:
- a CDS encoding acyl-CoA dehydrogenase family protein is translated as MLLDVETNEDLELVRNSLNEFLSREWNKYGAKKHEVSRDKILEIFNKVRDLGIFQFIKETSLTNALLINEIIGENFLPGIVAFSSMLGVDYPISVGINYVAEVDKAEVIVTPKGISDKNNVSVEEIESPDPSVRVYKVIDGKWRQSDVDFDKVILLASAQVIGHATAVLKETVEYSKNRVAFGKPIGSYQAIKHRIVDDALGIELVRSRYLVNPTSPVRIFKHAYTRAFKAILNSIQSHGGIGFTADLDLHLHLKRVVLLEKLFHQ
- a CDS encoding haloacid dehalogenase type II; amino-acid sequence: MGKEKKILAFNLYGTILDLSEISQEMRRKQLEYTWLLTIMGRYVDFDEVTKMAIRYTIGEGKMEDELNKWRSLRTHPDAVYLKDISTIADIYILSNGTTRSIEELLRLNGMLNYFKGIFSAEKVKEYKPSPKVYRHFLEAIKGEAYLVSSNPFDVIGAKNAGMKAIYVNRRNLQVDPLGYEPDVVVKDFKELYEWLRKS
- a CDS encoding HEPN domain-containing protein; its protein translation is MAKWFEKSEREREVALLLFDKGYYPETCFHCHMAVELKFKGILVEKTGAVIYTRSLKRILQEVQKVKDIKITDEILDCANYLSMLYTGSRYPEESLIDMGKEEGEKCVKCMEKLLSL
- a CDS encoding ATP-binding protein; this translates as MNRELILKALIDWNFWYKNQFIGIERDYSNQLLSLLGKGFAISVIGVKRSGKSTIINQVVKKLIDKGEDPFNTLIVNFEDSRFGEIRTANDLFSLYELYKEIRKKKDSRPYVFLDEIQKVQGWEGFVRSVVDRKEANVVISGSTSSVNNKNVREVLAGRHLVLEVFPLSFKEFLRFKNIRLSTELDMIAKENEIKGLFSEYLNYGGFPLVVSNDNEKDKEKILLQLYEDIMLKDVINECNIRNEEDVKNLALFYISNVGNKIRYRKISNSLNIPLTNILRFTECIKNAYLIFFVKALSPKLSEMVRYDRKVYSIDNGISNVLGYRLNQNVGSLFENLIFLELLRRYGINNIFYYKGRRGEVDFVVKVKNEIREIYQVTYELSDLEREIKSIEEFLKIRKTKAYIITFDNEGEVKINDNVVKVVKAWKWLLME
- a CDS encoding nucleotidyltransferase domain-containing protein; translated protein: MLNAWKNYSLYDDLMGIYREEEREAKDYISTICKKEYTVILFGSRARGDNKIYSDWDILVIGKERPPIPPASIDLHYVSLDRVDEKIKDFNAIVIDAFYEGKVQCDNLSIYDNVKRKVLERIRGYRKTKEGWFREDNTNFSLTTHITP
- a CDS encoding MBL fold metallo-hydrolase, which gives rise to MKVFEIPLRFVKAFLIETNEDGLILVDSGTPGSGRKIIEGITRLGKNPNKIKSIIFTHSHADHIGGASELKRFVNDVKFGIDRNGIDYLENGKIREPVLHSSALKIIFSIGKPFLFRKFNGVNVDFVLEEGELVKGVEIVKTPGHTNDSVSIYLPELNAIIVGDTLQGDKSGLKYPNIYEDFEGLSKSVKKIKAFNPSIVYVSHGVSSSKFLV